The proteins below come from a single Mugil cephalus isolate CIBA_MC_2020 chromosome 7, CIBA_Mcephalus_1.1, whole genome shotgun sequence genomic window:
- the LOC125011085 gene encoding protein shisa-like-2A, which produces MSAECSGYNSADGVFVDAFSCPKTGSAAVAVYCCGFNDVKYCCDDPNSFFPYEYGYMWWLSIGALVGLSIAAVVLLAFLVTVCVLCYLFIATKPSRLDNGLPLRAPAGDPSEGPSHVRVICSSGPQGIRKLFMSRRLDCDNQPPDPDRLFQRCFTATVTGVKVESPS; this is translated from the exons ATGAGCGCTGAATGCAGCGGATACAACAGCGCGGACGGCGTTTTTGTGGATGCCTTCTCTTGTCCCAAAACGGGGAGCGCAGCCGTGGCTGTGTACTGCTGTGGATTTAATGACGTTAAGTATTGCTGTGATGACCCCAACAGCTTTTTCCCGTATGAGTACGGATACATGTGGTGGTTGAG taTCGGTGCCCTGGTTGGTCTGTCAATTGCAGCGGTCGTCCTCCTTGCCTTCCTCGTCACGGTTTGTGTCCTCTGCTACCTCTTTATCGCTACCAAACCCAGCCGCCTTGACAACGGCCTACCCCTAAGAGCGCCAG CAGGAGATCCCAGTGAGGGACCCAGCCATGTGAGAGTGATATGTTCCTCTGGTCCGCAGGGAATCAGAAAACTCTTCATGAGCAGGAGGTTGGACTGTGATAACCAGCCTCCGGACCCAGATCGTCTTTTCCAGAGGTGTTTCACAGCCACGGTCACCGGAGTAAAAGTGGAAAGTCCTTCATAA
- the LOC125010734 gene encoding leucine-rich repeat-containing protein 19-like, whose product MGQWSCIISVAFFLFEAFIRDVHAATLSDVGGQKSSQRHLLMEEDYPPYSTNSSQNASATNPDTSPKTLEWSYLAAALGTLLTLSLLIVMAVKCRIFHRFLASYRHSLLQEADGTSQYGQEEVYFPNSVSGRLGVVGRTQSRPDEDDDGFIEDNYIQTCEKDRADRERQVEEGGMEEDSDEELHFSIG is encoded by the exons ATGGGCCAGTGGAGCTGCATCATCTCTGTGgcattttttctctttgaagCTTTCATCAGAGATGTGCATGCTGCTACTCTGTCTGATGTTGGGGGACAAAAAAGCTCACAGAGGCATCTTCTGATGGAGGAAGACTATCCTCCCTACAGCACCAACAGTTCACAGAATGCAA GTGCAACCAACCCAGACACAAGCCCAAAGACGCTGGAGTGGTCCTATTTGGCGGCGGCACTGGGCACGCTCCTCACCCTGTCGCTCCTCATCGTGATGGCTGTCAAGTGTCGCATTTTCCACCGCTTTCTGGCCAGCTACAGGCACTCCCTCCTCCAGGAGGCTGACGGGACCAGCCAGTACGGGCAAGAGGAGGTGTATTTCCCCAACAGCGTGTCCGGCCGACTCGGGGTGGTTGGACGGACCCAGAGTAGGCCCGATGAAGACGACGACGGCTTCATTGAGGACAACTACATCCAGACCTGCGAGAAGGACagggcagacagagagaggcaggtAGAGGAGGGTGGGATGGAGGAAGACAGCGACGAAGAGCTTCACTTCAGTATAGGCTGA
- the tmem125b gene encoding transmembrane protein 125, which translates to MPEMQTFYHAVHGSSGLYLDPTFARRRVLEDQVELWWFREPRRSLLCYCASVALIMGLGLGGVGLLSTTTSLSGEWRLGVGTTLCLLALAVLLKQLLSSAIQDMNCVHSRRRIDQLKSGGRADPALILAVGIAVTLCGTALLCLATIGRRGHDRGDMLVSGLVLMAAGAGMSLAVVGYSALVYLKRRREQRRRRRMRTSRARMLGSRGVRVFSVSGGQMGPREASSSRTSLI; encoded by the coding sequence ATGCCTGAGATGCAGACCTTCTATCACGCCGTGCACGGGTCCTCGGGCCTCTACCTGGACCCCACCTTTGCGCGGCGACGTGTTCTGGAAGACCAAGTGGAGCTGTGGTGGTTCAGAGAGCCACGACGCTCCTTGCTGTGCTACTGTGCCTCCGTTGCGCTCATCATGGGGCTGGGCCTCGGCGGTGTGggcctcctctccaccacaaCCAGCCTGTCGGGGGAATGGCGTCTGGGAGTGGGCACCACCCTCTGCCTCTTGGCCCTCGCTGTTCTACTCAAGCAGCTCCTCAGCTCTGCCATCCAGGACATGAACTGCGTGCACAGCCGGCGTCGGATCGACCAGCTGAAGAGCGGTGGCAGGGCTGACCCAGCTCTGATTTTGGCGGTGGGGATCGCAGTGACGCTGTGCGGGACTGCCCTGCTCTGCCTGGCAACGATCGGCCGCCGGGGCCACGACAGAGGGGACATgctggtgtctggtctggtgctGATGGCTGCGGGCGCAGGCATGTCCTTAGCTGTAGTGGGCTACAGTGCTCTAGTGTACCTCAAAAGAAGaagggagcagaggaggaggagaaggatgagaACGAGCAGAGCGAGGATGCTGGGGAGTCGAGGGGTCCGTGTGTTCAGCGTCTCAGGTGGACAGATGGGACCCAGAGAGGCGTCCTCCAGCAGGACCAGTCTAATCTGA